In Marinibacterium anthonyi, the DNA window CATAGGGCCAGATTCACCCGCATCCGTTGCCGATTTGACCCGCCCACCAAGCGGATAATCGACCATTTCTGAAATGAAACCAATTGCCTAGCGAAAAAGTAAATGGAAACCTTTACGTGCACCGAAATTTCCCCGGACCTGCCCCATTCCTGCCACGAGTCGACGGCCATATAAGGTCATCCAACGACGACCGCGATCATGAAGGTGAGAGAGCAGGTCACGGAACGGCGGTGGATGCCACGCAAATTCAGATCCTTTGGAGGGACATCCCATGATCAAGTTCATCAAAAACTTCCGCCAAGACGAAAACGGTGCCGTGACTGTCGACTGGGTCGTGCTGACCGCAGCCGTCGTTGCCCTGGCCGGGGCCGCCTATACCGCCATCGACAGCGGCGCGACCAACCTGACCACCGAAACCGGCAACTTCATCAAGGCTCAGGACCCCGACGCGGCCAACTGATCCGCCGGACCAAAGGTCCACAGCAAAGAGCCGTGCCCGAGGGCACGGCTCTTCCTTTTTCAGGGGGAGCTTCGCCGATTTGGCGCAGCTCCCCTTGTCGTTTCCGCGCCCGGTCCCGGCCCATCGGATTGGGTGCCCGGGCGCCGTCAATTCGACACAAAATGGACTCTCTGCCGATCCGCAGGGGCGGATCGGAATCGGGAAACAGTTGAAACAAGTTGTTTCCTTGAGAACCGCAGGGCCACGGAAAAGCCTCGATTATTGCCCAAAAGCCGCCCCAATTCGCTGGCTATATCCTCTCATGCCGCGACGGACAGCCGGTCGAGAGAGCCGGAAAGACTGACACGCGGACAACGCAACACCAGATCCAAAGAGGGACATACCATGATCAAGTTCATCAAAAACTTCCGCAAAGACGAAAACGGTGCCGTGACTGTCGACTGGGTCGTTCTGACCGCTGCCGTCGTCGCCCTGGCCGGGGCCGCCTATACCGCCATCGACAGCGGCGCGACCAACCTGACCACCGAAACCGGCAACTTCATCAAGGCCCAGGATCCCGACGCAGCCAACTGATCCATCCTTCCGGATCAAAAGGTTCCTTACGGCCACGCTTTGCTCGCCAAGGCGTGGCCGTTGTCTTCTCGGCCTTCTGCCAGATATGAGGAATATTCAAATGAACAGGAAAATCGTCAAGCTTTGCAAGGATGAAGGTGGTGCGGTCACGGTCGACTGGGTTGTCCTGTGCGCCGCTGTTGTCGCCCTGTGCGGCGCGGCCTTCTATTCGATCCAGGAAGCATCCGGCGGGGTCGGCACCGGCGTCGGCACCCATCTGACCGACATCGTCGTCGAATAACCCCCTACCAACCGCCGCCCGACCCATCCCGGCCAGACCCGCCGCGCAGTACGCCCCGGTCCGACCCCCAGCCCCGCGATCCGGGACCGCGTCCGGCAGATGATGGAAATGCCGCCATGGCTCCCTCGCGTTTCCGCTTTTTGAACACAATTCCTGTCTAGTTCCCGACAGGTCACAAGGGTGTCACGGCCAAAAACAACCTGAGATTGATGGATGGAGATAACGACATGCGTGCAGTATTCGGACTGGTGCTGATCGTCGGGGTCGCCCTGGCGGGGGGCGCCGTGATGATGGCCAAGAATTACATCTCGGCTTACCAGACCGAACTGGCCCACGAACGCGCCGCGCGCGAGGCTGTTGTGCCCACGGTCAAGGTCATGGTTGCCAAGCGCACGTTGCGCTACGGCGAAACCCTGGCCCGCGACGATGTCCGCTCTGTTCTCTGGCCCGAAACGGCCGTGCCCGAAGGCGCCTTTACCACAGTCGACACCCTGTTCCCCGCCGACGGCAAGGCCCGATATGTGCTGCGCGCGATGGAAAAGGACGAGGCGGTGCTTGCCGTCAAGGTGACCGAGCCGGGCGAGGATGCCGGCATCACATCGCGCCTGGAACGGGGCATGCGCGCCTTTGCCATCCGGGTCGACGTGGCATCCGGCGTGT includes these proteins:
- a CDS encoding Flp pilus assembly protein CpaB, yielding MRAVFGLVLIVGVALAGGAVMMAKNYISAYQTELAHERAAREAVVPTVKVMVAKRTLRYGETLARDDVRSVLWPETAVPEGAFTTVDTLFPADGKARYVLRAMEKDEAVLAVKVTEPGEDAGITSRLERGMRAFAIRVDVASGVSGFLRPGDRVDVYWTGSVAGAVEGARGELTKLIGTNIQLIAIDQTAGGDISGTVIARTVTVAAPPQQVAALAQAQTTGRLSLALVGADDDTIASATDVDQRLLLGIREDAAPTAKEDRVCTVRTRRGAEVMDIPIPCTN